From one Ignavibacteria bacterium genomic stretch:
- a CDS encoding helix-turn-helix domain-containing protein: protein MSDKKSQVVQIEGVSIHELLDMLNARELQNRREYREYEESRAIRYNQTERDSSSASLERLITDQQLAEMTGLTRQTLRKHRQEGKLRNVRNIEPKIRYTQEAVDEYLRGRDEDQ from the coding sequence ATGTCAGATAAGAAGTCGCAGGTTGTCCAGATCGAGGGAGTCTCCATCCATGAACTCCTCGACATGCTCAACGCGAGAGAACTTCAGAACCGCCGAGAGTACCGGGAATATGAAGAATCCCGAGCCATCAGGTACAATCAAACCGAAAGGGACTCATCCTCCGCGAGTCTTGAGAGGCTGATTACCGATCAGCAACTTGCAGAGATGACTGGGCTCACCCGGCAGACATTGAGGAAACACCGGCAGGAAGGGAAACTCCGCAACGTCAGGAATATCGAACCCAAGATTCGATACACACAGGAAGCCGTGGACGAATACCTGAGGGGACGGGATGAGGACCAATAG